One genomic segment of Lysobacter sp. 5GHs7-4 includes these proteins:
- a CDS encoding TonB-dependent siderophore receptor — protein MTYGRGGRRGATRGRAQRWAVAAVLPLGALAWAAPAIAQTTPGSDSQPEADTTPHQLDKVTVSGAAESAALDTPSATASRLGLTPRETPAAIEILSAQTLEQRGLRGTVDALSAAPGVLAGQLPSSPGMTSMRGFSGGAISLLYDGVRQTAAPLVTRDFDGWSFERIEVLKGPASVLYGEGALAGAINLVPKRPDYDARATSFLLGWGSFGSQRYAVDANLPLDPDFALRLVASHRRSDGYVDDTASRATSASLSARWRPSDAVEVDLALDHYEDDYDTAYWGTPLVPRAIARDPSDLVDSRNGHVIDRALRDRNYNVADGIQTATSDWLRTRVSWQLRDGLRLVNEASYYDAQRRWLNSETYTYDAASGLLRRGITRIEHEHRYWVERASLLSDGTFAGRRNRASLGVEFSDGDFRVPRRFGSTGAVDPYAPQRGLFPVGDTALNFPGAGNRVDFDSTTRTASVFAEDAWSLTPRWLLLAGLRYDRIELQRSVRDYNTGAVTRFARDYDPFSWRLGSVFDLRPNTQLYVQYSAAVAPVGSLPLLSLANSRFDLTHGRAVDLGLKSSFWGDRIDLTLGGYWIEQDDIITRDPANASLAIQGGRQSSRGVELSVSAALTRALTVEASVAALNARFDELREAGGVDRAGNTPPNVPERLANLYASYRFDAVPLRLSAGLRHVGAFYTNNANSIRVEAHTVFDASLAYTLPFGEIALHGRNLGDAFYADWSGGAADQLVIGAPRSLELTLKVNL, from the coding sequence ATGACGTACGGACGGGGTGGGCGCCGCGGCGCGACGCGCGGGCGCGCGCAGCGGTGGGCGGTGGCGGCGGTGTTGCCGTTGGGGGCGCTGGCATGGGCGGCGCCGGCGATCGCGCAAACAACACCGGGCAGCGACTCGCAGCCGGAAGCCGACACCACGCCGCACCAGCTCGACAAGGTCACCGTCAGCGGCGCGGCCGAATCCGCCGCGCTGGACACGCCCAGCGCGACCGCCTCGCGACTGGGACTGACGCCGCGCGAGACGCCGGCGGCGATCGAGATCCTGAGCGCGCAAACCCTCGAGCAGCGCGGCCTGCGCGGCACGGTCGACGCGCTCAGCGCCGCCCCCGGCGTGCTCGCCGGACAGCTGCCGTCCTCGCCCGGCATGACCTCGATGCGCGGCTTCAGCGGCGGCGCGATCTCGCTGCTCTACGACGGCGTGCGCCAGACCGCCGCGCCGCTGGTCACGCGCGATTTCGACGGCTGGAGTTTCGAGCGCATCGAAGTGCTGAAGGGGCCGGCGTCGGTGCTGTACGGCGAAGGCGCGTTGGCCGGCGCGATCAACCTGGTGCCCAAGCGCCCGGACTACGACGCACGCGCGACCTCGTTCCTGCTTGGTTGGGGCAGCTTCGGCAGCCAGCGCTACGCCGTCGATGCCAACCTGCCGCTGGATCCCGACTTCGCCCTGCGCCTGGTCGCCAGCCATCGCCGCAGCGACGGCTACGTCGACGACACCGCCAGCCGCGCCACCTCGGCCAGCCTGAGCGCGCGCTGGCGGCCCAGCGACGCGGTCGAAGTCGACCTGGCGCTGGATCATTACGAGGACGATTACGACACCGCCTACTGGGGCACGCCGCTGGTCCCGCGCGCGATCGCGCGCGACCCCAGCGACCTGGTCGACAGCCGCAACGGCCACGTGATCGACCGCGCGCTGCGCGACCGCAACTACAACGTCGCCGACGGCATTCAGACCGCGACCAGCGACTGGCTGCGCACGCGCGTGAGCTGGCAGCTGCGCGACGGCCTGCGCTTGGTCAACGAGGCCAGCTATTACGACGCGCAACGGCGCTGGCTGAACTCGGAAACCTACACCTACGACGCCGCCAGCGGCCTGCTGAGGCGCGGCATCACCCGCATCGAGCACGAGCACCGCTATTGGGTCGAGCGCGCGAGCCTGCTGTCCGACGGCACGTTCGCCGGACGCCGCAATCGCGCCTCGCTGGGCGTCGAATTCAGCGACGGCGACTTCCGCGTGCCGCGCCGTTTCGGCAGCACCGGCGCGGTCGATCCTTACGCGCCGCAGCGCGGTCTGTTTCCGGTCGGCGACACCGCGCTGAATTTCCCCGGCGCCGGCAACCGCGTCGATTTCGATTCCACCACGCGCACCGCCTCGGTATTCGCCGAGGACGCGTGGTCGCTGACGCCGCGCTGGCTGCTGCTGGCCGGGCTGCGCTACGACCGCATCGAGCTCCAACGCAGCGTGCGCGACTACAACACCGGCGCGGTCACCCGCTTCGCGCGCGACTACGACCCCTTCTCCTGGCGCCTGGGCAGCGTGTTCGATCTGCGCCCGAACACCCAGCTTTACGTGCAATACAGCGCCGCCGTGGCGCCGGTCGGCAGCCTGCCGCTGCTGTCGCTGGCCAACTCGCGTTTCGACCTGACCCATGGGCGTGCGGTCGATCTTGGGCTCAAGAGCAGCTTCTGGGGCGATCGCATCGACCTGACCCTGGGCGGCTACTGGATCGAACAGGACGACATCATCACCCGCGATCCGGCCAACGCCTCGCTGGCCATCCAGGGCGGCCGCCAATCCTCGCGCGGCGTCGAACTGTCGGTGTCGGCCGCGCTCACGCGCGCATTGACCGTCGAAGCCAGCGTGGCCGCCTTGAACGCGCGCTTCGACGAGCTGCGCGAGGCCGGTGGCGTCGACCGCGCCGGCAACACGCCGCCCAACGTGCCCGAGCGCCTGGCCAACCTCTACGCGAGCTACCGCTTCGATGCCGTGCCGCTGCGCCTGAGCGCCGGCCTGCGCCACGTCGGCGCGTTCTACACCAACAACGCCAACAGCATCCGCGTTGAAGCGCATACGGTGTTCGACGCCTCGTTGGCCTACACGCTGCCGTTCGGCGAGATCGCGCTGCACGGACGCAACCTGGGCGACGCCTTCTACGCCGACTGGTCCGGCGGCGCCGCCGATCAGTTGGTGATCGGCGCGCCGCGCAGCCTGGAGCTGACGCTGAAGGTGAACCTGTGA
- a CDS encoding ABC transporter ATP-binding protein — protein MSRLDAPSGVQALHLIDVRKQFGDRTALASLSLTIAPGEVYALLGPNGAGKTTTLNLILGFLRADAGRIEVAGVDAGGDPLRARAHIAYLPETVMLHPALNAIENLGYFAMLGGRRLDDAQARALLSEAGLQEEAHARRAAGFSKGMRQKVGLAIALAKNAQLLLLDEPTSGLDAGAANDLSHGVRAAARRGVAVLMATHDLYRVKDVAQRLGILRGGRLLVERSTQALSAAEIEALYLEQLA, from the coding sequence GTGAGCCGGCTCGACGCGCCGTCCGGCGTGCAGGCCCTGCACCTGATTGATGTGCGCAAGCAGTTCGGCGACCGCACCGCGTTGGCATCGCTGTCGCTGACGATCGCGCCGGGCGAGGTGTATGCCTTGCTCGGACCCAACGGCGCCGGCAAGACCACCACGCTCAATCTGATTCTGGGCTTCCTGCGCGCCGACGCCGGCCGCATCGAGGTGGCCGGCGTCGACGCCGGCGGCGATCCGCTGCGCGCGCGCGCCCACATCGCCTACCTGCCGGAAACGGTGATGCTGCATCCGGCCCTGAACGCGATCGAAAATCTGGGCTACTTCGCCATGCTCGGTGGCCGCCGCCTCGACGACGCGCAGGCGCGCGCCTTGCTGAGCGAGGCCGGCTTGCAGGAAGAAGCGCATGCGCGGCGCGCGGCCGGTTTTTCCAAGGGCATGCGCCAGAAGGTGGGCCTGGCGATCGCGCTGGCCAAGAACGCGCAGCTGCTGTTGCTGGACGAGCCGACCTCCGGCCTGGACGCCGGCGCCGCCAACGATCTCTCTCACGGCGTGCGCGCCGCCGCGCGCCGCGGCGTGGCGGTGCTGATGGCCACGCACGACCTGTACCGGGTCAAGGACGTGGCGCAGCGCCTGGGCATCCTGCGCGGCGGACGCCTGCTGGTGGAGCGCTCTACCCAGGCGCTGTCGGCGGCCGAAATCGAGGCGCTGTACCTGGAGCAGCTGGCGTGA